The proteins below are encoded in one region of Streptomyces marianii:
- a CDS encoding tyrosine-type recombinase/integrase, which produces MVHQQKVALAGSARMELVSGVVQLRPEDAMFDAMLRGWRAQQKSRGLKDETVDPRERLIRRFLDFANEYPWQWTPAHMDEWSASLTSEKHLAPSTIRGYQGTVRLFTELLIDARYGWGPACEEAFGAYPVAIAHEWNTLPHLQDYEGDPEARPFTREELQRFLDYADDQVARAVKSKRKGALAAYRDATLFKVIYGWGLRRTETSKLDVVDFGRNPKARQFGRYGTLNVRYGKAKRGQPPRRRNVLSVMDWAVEAVADYVENVRPRFGFPDHPALWITERGGRLQPGSINDRFEAYRDALKLPKDLVPHSIRHSYVTHLTEDGVDRRFIQQQVGHECDSSTAIYTHVSDDFMNTALSKALAPAFAGV; this is translated from the coding sequence GTGGTGCATCAGCAGAAGGTGGCCCTCGCTGGGTCGGCTCGCATGGAGCTTGTCTCCGGTGTGGTCCAGCTGCGTCCGGAGGACGCGATGTTCGACGCGATGCTGCGGGGCTGGCGGGCTCAGCAGAAGTCACGGGGGCTGAAGGACGAGACGGTCGACCCGAGGGAACGGCTGATCCGCCGGTTCCTCGATTTCGCGAACGAGTACCCGTGGCAGTGGACGCCGGCCCACATGGACGAGTGGTCGGCCTCGCTGACGAGCGAGAAGCACCTGGCGCCGTCCACGATCCGTGGCTACCAGGGCACGGTTCGGCTGTTCACCGAGCTCCTCATCGACGCCCGCTACGGCTGGGGCCCGGCATGCGAAGAAGCCTTCGGCGCCTACCCGGTGGCCATTGCTCACGAGTGGAACACCCTCCCTCACCTGCAGGATTACGAGGGAGATCCGGAAGCGAGGCCGTTCACCCGCGAAGAACTGCAGCGGTTCCTCGACTACGCCGACGACCAGGTCGCACGCGCCGTGAAGTCCAAACGCAAGGGAGCCCTCGCCGCCTACCGTGACGCCACCCTCTTCAAGGTCATCTACGGCTGGGGGCTTCGCCGGACCGAGACGTCCAAGCTGGACGTGGTCGACTTCGGACGGAACCCGAAGGCTCGCCAGTTCGGCCGGTACGGCACGCTCAACGTCCGTTACGGCAAAGCGAAGAGGGGCCAGCCGCCACGACGTCGGAACGTGCTGTCGGTGATGGATTGGGCCGTCGAGGCGGTCGCGGACTACGTCGAGAACGTCCGGCCGCGCTTCGGCTTCCCCGACCACCCGGCTCTCTGGATCACCGAACGCGGCGGACGCCTCCAGCCCGGCTCCATCAACGACCGGTTCGAGGCATACCGTGACGCCCTAAAGCTCCCAAAAGATCTAGTTCCGCACTCAATCCGTCACTCATATGTCACACATTTGACCGAAGACGGAGTGGATAGGCGATTTATCCAGCAGCAAGTAGGTCACGAGTGCGACAGCTCCACGGCCATCTACACGCACGTCAGCGACGACTTCATGAACACTGCCTTGAGCAAGGCCCTGGCCCCGGCGTTCGCCGGCGTCTGA
- a CDS encoding DUF4429 domain-containing protein gives MGDVLAGIQATWEFEPDSVLIRFTRGNRGTPKLFQVLAERHVPLEALESVTLSPGKRGTVVLHAVPRPGADPLMDAAAGQLKASADPYRLVLPAERGTLAEYYADELRAVLPGPDTGPPARYLVSSVGTPLQFKAYDGKAVFDGDKVSFRWSWTGASSAKWKAGDQTYSVSELAGIEWRSPEVFDGYLRLLLRGGTPGAGPGGAGARPARADQDPAAVVFGLGYGPVHESLPFAAAVLEAVREAAPALPAATAPPRDPAGVAERIRHLGELHSAGLVTDEEFRSKKAELLAEL, from the coding sequence ATGGGTGATGTGCTGGCCGGAATTCAAGCCACCTGGGAGTTCGAACCCGACTCCGTGCTCATCCGCTTCACCCGGGGGAACCGCGGTACGCCAAAGCTGTTCCAGGTGCTGGCCGAACGGCACGTCCCCCTCGAAGCGCTCGAGTCGGTGACCCTCTCCCCGGGCAAACGCGGCACCGTTGTGCTGCACGCGGTGCCGAGACCGGGCGCCGATCCGCTGATGGACGCGGCGGCGGGCCAACTGAAGGCGAGCGCGGACCCGTACCGGCTGGTGCTGCCCGCGGAGCGCGGGACACTGGCCGAGTACTACGCCGACGAACTGCGCGCCGTCCTGCCCGGCCCGGACACCGGGCCCCCCGCCCGGTACCTGGTCTCGTCCGTCGGCACACCGCTCCAGTTCAAGGCGTACGACGGCAAGGCCGTGTTCGACGGGGACAAGGTCTCCTTCCGCTGGTCCTGGACGGGTGCCTCCTCCGCGAAGTGGAAGGCCGGCGACCAGACCTACTCCGTGTCGGAACTGGCCGGGATCGAGTGGCGCTCCCCCGAGGTCTTCGACGGCTATCTGCGCCTGCTGCTCCGCGGCGGCACCCCGGGCGCCGGTCCGGGCGGGGCCGGGGCCCGGCCCGCGCGGGCCGACCAGGACCCGGCAGCGGTCGTCTTCGGCCTGGGCTACGGACCGGTGCACGAGTCGCTGCCGTTCGCGGCGGCGGTCCTGGAGGCGGTCCGCGAGGCCGCGCCCGCACTGCCGGCCGCAACCGCGCCCCCGCGCGACCCGGCGGGCGTCGCGGAGCGGATACGGCACCTCGGGGAACTGCACAGCGCGGGGCTGGTGACGGACGAGGAGTTCCGCTCAAAGAAGGCCGAGCTCCTGGCGGAGCTGTAG
- a CDS encoding site-specific integrase, with protein MLVHFFSAEGWQSWGLDGEPLIPERMPVLFDDDFLFEDEGGPRATRAVNAWLRTLPSSGAPSPNSWRAYALAARDWLTHLRRHRVTVFGTRQELVAALATYADRRLSGPLDERLEFSSWELQVTALSRFYDWAESEGLAAAVPFTVATGKRMVQGRLVETRHNRARLRRPKPHVKVQYLESDFADLFRYGLAGLGPDGLEDATFRGRFPGRNAVMGGLVLGTGMRSREFSHLLVHEVPPLPAEPTEVPIPWVVPELAAKGRKFRTTWIDYASLAAVHSYIDLDREMSQGSWRPRRPLVVEEADFYGGRVNGRRTRWAALRPEERLRLVGPQGGSLLLALSYDGRPFVDWGTLFRRTARRIRERFEPRFPDVAPHRCRHTFAMATLEKLVEGHYRQAAQLAAATGDASGLALYLLKADPLLILRDLLGHSSVVTTEVYLKRLDVHRIYRAAWERTRAVVDAAALAEADTEFAEEL; from the coding sequence GTGTTGGTGCACTTCTTCTCTGCCGAGGGCTGGCAGTCCTGGGGACTCGATGGCGAGCCGTTGATCCCTGAGCGGATGCCGGTGCTGTTCGACGACGACTTCCTGTTCGAGGACGAGGGCGGTCCGCGGGCGACGCGGGCGGTGAACGCCTGGCTTCGTACGCTGCCGTCGAGCGGGGCGCCGTCGCCGAATTCGTGGCGGGCGTACGCGTTGGCGGCCCGGGACTGGCTTACGCATCTGCGCCGGCACCGTGTCACGGTGTTCGGTACGCGGCAGGAGCTGGTGGCCGCGCTCGCTACGTACGCGGACCGCCGGTTGTCGGGGCCGTTGGACGAGCGGTTGGAGTTCTCGTCGTGGGAGTTGCAGGTCACGGCGTTGAGCCGGTTCTACGACTGGGCCGAGAGCGAGGGCCTGGCCGCGGCGGTGCCGTTCACGGTGGCCACGGGCAAGCGGATGGTGCAGGGCCGGCTGGTGGAGACCCGGCACAACCGGGCCCGGCTGCGGCGGCCGAAGCCGCACGTGAAGGTGCAGTATCTGGAGTCTGACTTCGCCGATCTGTTCCGCTACGGCTTGGCCGGGCTGGGCCCGGATGGGCTGGAGGACGCGACGTTCCGCGGCCGGTTCCCGGGCCGGAACGCGGTGATGGGCGGGCTGGTGCTGGGCACCGGGATGCGGAGCCGGGAGTTCAGCCACCTGCTGGTTCATGAGGTTCCGCCGCTGCCCGCTGAGCCGACCGAGGTGCCGATCCCGTGGGTGGTCCCGGAGTTGGCGGCCAAGGGGCGGAAGTTCCGCACGACGTGGATCGACTACGCCTCGCTGGCGGCGGTGCACTCATACATCGACCTGGACAGGGAGATGTCGCAAGGGTCGTGGCGGCCGAGGAGGCCGCTGGTGGTGGAGGAGGCGGACTTCTACGGCGGCCGGGTCAACGGTCGGCGCACACGCTGGGCGGCGCTTCGGCCGGAGGAACGGCTGCGGCTGGTCGGACCGCAGGGCGGGTCGCTGCTGCTGGCGCTGAGCTACGACGGACGGCCGTTTGTGGACTGGGGCACGCTGTTTCGCCGCACGGCCCGCCGGATCCGTGAGCGCTTCGAGCCGCGGTTCCCCGACGTCGCGCCGCACCGGTGCCGGCACACCTTTGCCATGGCCACCCTGGAGAAGCTGGTGGAGGGCCACTACCGGCAGGCCGCCCAGCTCGCGGCGGCGACCGGAGATGCATCCGGGCTCGCGCTCTACCTGCTGAAAGCCGATCCGCTGCTGATCCTGCGGGACCTGCTCGGACACTCCAGCGTGGTCACCACGGAGGTCTACCTCAAGCGCCTGGATGTCCACCGGATCTACCGCGCGGCCTGGGAACGGACCCGCGCTGTCGTCGATGCGGCCGCGCTCGCCGAGGCCGACACCGAGTTCGCCGAGGAGCTTTGA
- a CDS encoding helix-turn-helix domain-containing protein — MAAKLDYHWHLRKVMADRGMFSTTDLIPPLAERGISLSSSQVYRLVVERPERLSLKILMALLDILDCTMDDLIEPIAVAGSAKKPKKAAAGGAPVSEGVGDLRPRRARISGVDR; from the coding sequence ATGGCCGCCAAGCTCGACTACCACTGGCACCTGCGCAAGGTCATGGCGGACCGCGGGATGTTCTCCACCACCGACCTCATCCCGCCGCTCGCCGAACGGGGAATCAGCCTGTCGTCGAGCCAGGTCTACCGGCTCGTCGTCGAGCGGCCCGAACGCCTCAGCCTGAAGATCCTCATGGCCCTGCTCGACATCCTCGACTGCACCATGGACGACCTCATCGAGCCCATCGCCGTGGCCGGCTCCGCGAAGAAGCCGAAGAAGGCCGCCGCAGGCGGGGCTCCGGTCTCCGAAGGAGTCGGCGACCTGAGGCCCCGGCGGGCCCGCATCAGCGGAGTCGACCGGTGA
- a CDS encoding potassium channel family protein: MKERTAQVRWEARTQGPLLVLAVVFGLAYAVPIVLPDAPAWVHRGCQVVEWTVWSAFAADYLVRLWLAPYKWLFVRRHPLDLLAVLLPLVQPLRLLRMVSTLLLVGRRARMAPQITLTTYVAGAVTGLMMFGSLAVLAVERDAPGGNIRTLGDAVWWSFTTMTTVGYGDLAPTTGLGRALAVGLMLSGIALLGVVTANIAAWFISRFERDDAEERRQTALLEALTQEVRELRAEVARLSADPVAVPEGPAVPPPSAAGSAGAASGDVRPVATPGTATRGVAESTE; encoded by the coding sequence ATGAAGGAACGAACGGCGCAGGTGCGCTGGGAGGCCCGCACCCAGGGCCCGCTGCTGGTTCTCGCCGTGGTGTTCGGGCTCGCGTACGCGGTGCCGATCGTGCTGCCGGACGCCCCCGCGTGGGTCCACCGGGGCTGCCAGGTCGTCGAGTGGACCGTGTGGAGCGCCTTCGCCGCGGACTACCTGGTGCGGCTGTGGCTGGCTCCCTACAAGTGGCTCTTCGTGCGGAGGCATCCACTGGACCTGCTCGCGGTGCTCCTGCCGCTGGTGCAGCCGCTGCGGCTGCTGCGCATGGTCTCCACGCTCCTCCTGGTCGGGCGGCGGGCCCGGATGGCCCCGCAGATCACGCTCACCACGTACGTGGCCGGCGCGGTGACCGGGCTGATGATGTTCGGCTCGCTCGCCGTCCTGGCCGTCGAGCGGGACGCGCCCGGGGGGAACATCCGGACGCTGGGTGACGCCGTGTGGTGGTCGTTCACCACGATGACGACCGTCGGCTACGGCGACCTCGCGCCGACGACGGGTCTGGGGCGGGCGCTCGCGGTCGGGCTCATGCTGTCGGGGATCGCCCTGCTCGGTGTCGTGACCGCCAACATCGCGGCCTGGTTCATCTCCCGCTTCGAGCGCGACGACGCCGAGGAGCGCCGCCAGACGGCCCTCCTGGAGGCCCTGACCCAGGAGGTCAGGGAGCTGCGGGCGGAGGTGGCCCGGCTGTCGGCGGACCCGGTGGCCGTACCCGAGGGGCCCGCCGTACCGCCGCCGAGTGCCGCCGGTTCTGCTGGTGCCGCATCAGGCGACGTTCGCCCCGTCGCGACGCCCGGCACGGCGACTCGCGGCGTCGCCGAATCAACCGAGTAG
- a CDS encoding sensor histidine kinase, whose amino-acid sequence MTTTPPAAENGGPQPDPAGASRARTLLRDAARSAPARHVRSAARESLRTFGTALTTPAPSSGPPPPGTSSRIRWWLPYVLGAAAVSSLLPVTINVLAQDYRLGGAVAGALATAQTAPLLLAVTRPLQAWWIIFAADVLGAMALLGADGTEGRSWPWPPMTVVGYLLLMLCLGLRERRRTLVAVWLVTGAAGFLFELVSQRLGDGVHVLLFVLGGIVLLVADTLRTRGEVQRRLAEQETISEAERARRTVLEERARIARELHDVCRCFLGVSHIPQLPLIGRGVSS is encoded by the coding sequence ATGACCACCACGCCCCCCGCCGCCGAGAACGGCGGTCCCCAGCCGGATCCGGCCGGGGCGTCCCGGGCGAGGACCCTGCTGCGCGACGCCGCCCGCTCGGCTCCCGCACGGCACGTCCGCTCCGCCGCGCGGGAGTCGCTGCGTACGTTCGGCACCGCGCTGACCACGCCCGCCCCGTCGTCCGGTCCCCCGCCGCCCGGGACGTCCTCGCGCATCCGGTGGTGGCTGCCCTACGTGCTGGGGGCGGCGGCCGTGAGCTCCCTGCTGCCCGTCACGATCAACGTCCTGGCCCAGGACTACCGGCTGGGCGGAGCCGTCGCCGGAGCCCTGGCCACGGCTCAGACCGCACCACTGCTGCTGGCCGTGACCCGGCCGCTGCAGGCCTGGTGGATCATCTTCGCCGCCGATGTGCTCGGTGCGATGGCCCTGCTGGGCGCGGACGGCACGGAGGGCAGGAGCTGGCCGTGGCCGCCGATGACCGTCGTCGGCTACCTGCTGCTGATGCTGTGCCTGGGGCTGCGCGAACGGCGGCGCACCCTCGTGGCCGTCTGGCTGGTGACGGGCGCGGCGGGCTTCCTCTTCGAGCTGGTCTCGCAGCGGCTCGGCGACGGCGTCCACGTACTGCTGTTCGTGCTGGGCGGCATCGTCCTGCTGGTCGCCGACACCCTGCGGACCCGCGGCGAGGTGCAGCGCAGGCTCGCCGAGCAGGAGACCATCAGCGAGGCGGAGCGAGCCCGGCGCACCGTGCTGGAGGAACGGGCCCGCATCGCCCGCGAGCTGCACGACGTTTGTCGCTGCTTTCTTGGCGTGTCTCACATTCCTCAACTCCCGTTGATCGGACGTGGGGTTAGCAGTTGA
- a CDS encoding peptidase inhibitor family I36 protein, with protein sequence MRTTVLTTAALAALCLLAPASAASPVPSATAASATPAARPGPAVSPPRLGRCAPGELCLWAKPGFAGARQVHELSGVEIESCVPLPAGADAQSLANRTGRPVTAYQSAECAETGEFDTYPGGGTWVPQTPYRVRAFKVWEN encoded by the coding sequence ATGCGCACGACCGTCCTCACCACCGCGGCCCTGGCCGCCCTGTGCCTGCTCGCACCGGCGTCCGCGGCCTCCCCGGTCCCGTCCGCCACTGCGGCGTCCGCGACTCCGGCGGCTCGGCCCGGCCCCGCCGTGTCACCGCCGCGGCTCGGCCGTTGTGCGCCTGGTGAGCTCTGCCTCTGGGCGAAACCGGGCTTCGCGGGGGCGCGCCAGGTCCACGAGCTGTCCGGTGTCGAAATCGAGTCCTGCGTTCCGCTCCCGGCGGGCGCCGACGCCCAGTCCCTCGCCAACCGCACGGGTCGCCCCGTCACCGCCTACCAGTCCGCGGAGTGCGCGGAGACCGGTGAGTTCGACACATACCCGGGCGGCGGGACCTGGGTGCCGCAGACCCCGTACCGGGTCCGGGCGTTCAAGGTGTGGGAGAACTAG
- a CDS encoding alpha/beta hydrolase, translating to MTAFDSSPTPNVWRALLALAVVFVLLATTGWTAVRHQRGPVDARTTALTAWQQDRTGHRALPDPESSPRALAGFFSSLGAGQAASLAERHPLVVGNLDGAPVTLRYRANRIALAEARRVEKWRMRDSRLSADGRQEAGRRMHRYESLLRPGRRILAFDPTGKGRVAEVFGDLDRAQRVSVVVPGVDTNVLTFERSKRKYSAPVGMAQALYRAERVAAPSVRTAVIAWADYTSPAGVGLDASTGRLAANGANRLVALTEALPGRAEVSLFCHSYGSVVCGVAARELPGRVRDMAVAGSPGMRAETAAQLGTDARVWAMRDGDDWIEDVPYLKVGGLGHGADPMTPDFGARVLSSAGAVGHTGYFEPGTESLSNFAEIGVGSYRTVSCADGNSACRSGIYGTDVI from the coding sequence GTGACTGCTTTCGACTCCTCCCCCACACCGAACGTCTGGCGCGCCCTCCTCGCTCTCGCCGTCGTGTTCGTGCTGCTGGCGACCACCGGCTGGACCGCTGTACGGCACCAACGCGGCCCCGTCGACGCTCGGACGACCGCGCTCACCGCATGGCAACAGGACCGTACCGGGCATCGCGCGCTGCCGGACCCGGAGTCGTCCCCCCGCGCCCTGGCCGGTTTCTTCTCCTCCCTCGGCGCCGGGCAGGCGGCCTCGCTGGCGGAGCGCCACCCGCTCGTCGTGGGCAATCTCGACGGCGCCCCGGTGACGCTGCGCTACCGCGCCAACCGGATCGCGCTGGCCGAGGCGCGCCGGGTGGAGAAGTGGCGGATGCGTGACAGCCGGCTCTCCGCCGACGGGCGCCAGGAGGCGGGCCGGCGCATGCACCGGTACGAGTCGCTGCTGCGCCCCGGCCGCCGGATCCTCGCCTTCGACCCGACCGGGAAGGGCAGGGTCGCCGAGGTCTTCGGCGATCTCGACCGGGCGCAGCGGGTCTCCGTGGTCGTCCCCGGCGTCGACACCAACGTACTGACCTTCGAGCGGAGCAAGCGCAAGTACTCCGCCCCGGTGGGTATGGCGCAGGCGCTCTACCGGGCCGAGCGCGTCGCCGCGCCCTCCGTGCGCACGGCCGTCATCGCCTGGGCCGACTACACCTCACCCGCGGGCGTCGGGCTGGACGCATCCACCGGCCGGCTCGCCGCGAACGGAGCGAACCGCCTGGTCGCCCTCACGGAGGCGCTGCCCGGCCGGGCCGAGGTGTCGCTGTTCTGCCACAGCTACGGCTCGGTGGTGTGCGGGGTCGCCGCGCGTGAACTGCCCGGGCGGGTCCGCGACATGGCGGTCGCCGGCAGCCCCGGCATGCGGGCCGAGACCGCGGCCCAGTTGGGCACGGACGCGCGCGTGTGGGCGATGCGGGACGGCGACGACTGGATCGAGGACGTGCCGTACCTGAAGGTCGGCGGGCTCGGCCACGGCGCCGACCCGATGACCCCCGACTTCGGGGCACGGGTGCTGTCCTCGGCGGGAGCGGTCGGCCACACCGGCTATTTCGAGCCGGGTACGGAGAGCCTCAGCAACTTCGCCGAGATAGGCGTCGGTTCGTACCGAACGGTCAGCTGCGCCGACGGCAACTCCGCGTGCCGCAGTGGAATTTACGGCACGGACGTGATCTGA